In a genomic window of Sarcophilus harrisii chromosome 4, mSarHar1.11, whole genome shotgun sequence:
- the B3GNT7 gene encoding UDP-GlcNAc:betaGal beta-1,3-N-acetylglucosaminyltransferase 7, whose amino-acid sequence MPPGPRLSCLTKPGGPKEPGRQPGVAAAETPRSTEPPGCRIRNLSGDLPLLTHIQIYTAWSSVAGRRKACRPREMPSHTAQEWQGKDKAFLYTRPFIMKVIVTQLTNGSLSGLSQDGLSQDGLSQDGLFQDMALDMPATVARVGGQRAGLARDPHPARGPGPSRSARIPRQKGCVPQLLVGQTHGKSPKESGIDGGLGTGEGKPSPPGLPGGSVVSLDVIPQPASVSPAATCWDRRAQWQAAEVASGDRKREALLTRCSLLAPRKKTLYRSAGLSLLLLVALTVLQRGLAPGQFLYPSSSHLAKPAYAGFWKFSGKTPSPAPTVATAPVWDVVASNCSANTNLSGQAWFQALEPHFQQFLLYRHCRYFPMLMNHPEKCAGDVYLLVVVKSIITQHDRREAIRRTWGRERAAPGGRGAVRTLFLLGTASKQEERAHYQQLLAFEDRLYGDILQWDFLDTFFNLTLKEVHFLKWQDAFCPGVRFIFKGDDDVFVSPDNLLEFLADQRPEDNLFVGDVLFRARPIRKKDNKYYIPGALYSKNVYPPYAGGGGFLMAGGLARRLFRASQGLELYPIDDVFLGMCLQALGVRPTAHMGFKTFGIMRNKSSALNKEPCFFRSMLVVHKLLPAELLRMWELVHGNLTCSRKLQVL is encoded by the exons ATGCCCCCTGGGCCCAGGCTCTCCTGTCTCACAAAGCCAGGAGGCCCCAAAGAACCCGGACGTCAGCCTGGGGTGGCGGCTGCTGAGACCCCGCgctccactgagccacctggaTGCCGGATCAGAAATCTATCTGGGGACCTGCCCCTCCTCACACACATACAGATCTACACTGCATGGTCCAGTGTGGCTGGGCGGAGGAAGGCCTGCAGGCCCAGAGAGATGCCCAGTCACACGGCTCAGGAGTGGCAGGGGAAGGACAAGGCTTTCCTGTACACAAGGCCTTTTATCATGAAGGTCATTGTCACCCAACTGACAAATGGCTCACTCTCTGGGCTATCTCAGGATGGGCTATCTCAGGACGGGCTATCTCAGGATGGGCTATTTCAGGACATGGCATTAGATATG CCG GCCACCGTGGCAAGAGTGGGAGGTCAGAGGGCAGGCCTGGCTCGGGATCCCCATCCTGCCCGGGGGCCTGGTCCCAGCCGCTCGGCCCGTATCCCTCGGCAGAAGGGCTGTGTCCC CCAGCTCCTGGTGGGCCAGACACATGGGAAGTCCCCGAAGGAATCGGGCATCGATGGAGGGCTGGGCACTGGGGAGGGAAAGCCTAGTCCCCCGGGGCTGCCCGGTGGCTCCGTGG TGTCGCTGGATGTGATCCCTCagcctgcctcggtttccccagcTGCCACCTGTTGGGATCGCCGTGCTCAGTGGCAGGCGGCGGAGGTGGCCTCGGGGGACAGGAAGCGGGAAGCCCTCCTGACCCGCTGCTCCCTCCTTGCTCCTAGGAAGAAGACGTTGTACCGCTCGGCGGGCCTGTCCCTGCTGCTGCTCGTGGCCCTGACCGTGCTGCAGCGCGGCCTGGCTCCGGGCCAGTTCCTTTACCCTTCATCCTCCCACCTGGCCAAGCCGGCCTATGCGGGGTTCTGGAAGTTCTCCGGGAAGACCCCGAGCCCTGCGCCCACCGTGGCCACAGCCCCCGTCTGGGACGTGGTGGCCTCCAACTGCTCGGCCAACACCAACCTGTCCGGGCAGGCCTGGTTCCAGGCCCTGGAGCCCCACTTCCAGCAGTTCCTCCTGTACCGGCACTGCCGCTACTTCCCCATGCTGATGAACCACCCCGAGAAGTGCGCCGGCGACGTCTACCTGCTGGTGGTGGTCAAGTCCATCATCACGCAGCACGACCGGCGCGAGGCCATCCGGCGCACCTGGGGGCGGGAGCGCGCGGCGCCGGGGGGCCGGGGGGCCGTGCGCACCCTCTTCCTGCTGGGCACGGCCTCCAAGCAGGAGGAGCGGGCCCACTACCAGCAGCTGCTGGCCTTCGAGGACCGGCTCTACGGTGACATCCTGCAGTGGGACTTCCTGGACACCTTCTTCAACCTGACGCTGAAGGAGGTGCACTTCCTCAAGTGGCAGGACGCCTTCTGCCCCGGCGTGCGCTTCATCTTCAAGGGGGACGATGATGTCTTTGTCAGCCCCGACAACCTGCTGGAGTTCCTGGCCGACCAGCGGCCCGAGGACAACCTCTTCGTGGGCGACGTGCTCTTCCGCGCACGGCCCATCCGCAAGAAGGACAACAAGTACTACATCCCGGGCGCGCTCTACAGCAAGAACGTGTACCCGCCCTACGCGGGCGGCGGGGGCTTCCTCATGGCCGGCGGGCTGGCGCGCCGCCTCTTCCGCGCCTCCCAGGGCCTGGAGCTCTACCCCATCGACGACGTCTTCCTGGGCATGTGCCTGCAGGCGCTGGGCGTGCGGCCCACGGCGCACATGGGCTTCAAGACGTTCGGCATCATGCGGAACAAGAGCAGCGCCCTCAACAAGGAGCCCTGCTTCTTCCGCTCCATGCTGGTGGTGCACAAGCTGCTGCCGGCCGAGCTGCTGCGCATGTGGGAGCTGGTGCACGGCAACCTCACCTGCTCCCGCAAGCTGCAGGTGCTCTAG